The genomic region CACGAGCCCTATCAGATCATGCAGCCCTAGCCTTCAGCCTCATCCAGTTTGCCCCGGGCGGGCAGCCTTCCCTCGGGACCCCTGTGGCGCCGCCCTCCCGCCGCCGTGCTCCTGGGCTCCTGGTAGGGGTTGTCCAGCAGGTAGCGGAACTGGTCGTAGTTCTTCAGCAGGTACTTGGGCGCATACATGTGCTCGCTGGGGTCCGCGGGCGGGTACTCCTGCTGCGTGCCGTCGAACCAGCCCCCGGTGCGGATCAGGCCGCGGATGTAGTTCAGGTCCCGCTTGTCCTCGTAGTCACCCCAGCGCGGGAAGTCACCATTCTGGGCGGACACGAGCTTGAAGTAGATGCCCTCGGGCGTGAAGCACCAGGAGCAGTGCCAGCCGGCGAAGTGCAGGGGGCTGCCCAGCGACCACTGCACCAGGATGTGGCCGGTGCGGTTCTCGTACTGCCTGAAGTTGGGCATGGTGTAGTACTGGCGGCGGCGCAGGCGGATGCCGTCCAGCCCGTACACTGCCTGCAGCATGTCCACCGTGCAGCCCGACACCACCTCCAGGGTGCCCGGCTGCTTCCAGAAAAAGCCGTAGAGTGACTTGCGCATGTGGAAGGCGAAGGGCTCGGTCCAGCCGTCGTAGAGCTTGAGGAAGAGGACGCCGTCCCGGGCCGGGATCTCGTCCGCGTCGTCAATGATGAAGACGTCGTCGGGCCGCAGGTTGCGCAGCCGCGAGACGCCGTCCTGGGTGAGGAAGGTGCGCAGGTAGTCGTCGGCGATCCAGCCGTCCTGCCGGCCGCCGGGCGGGAAGTGGTCCAGGAAGACATAGAGCACCTTGTGGCGGATGTACTCGAAGGTGCCGTTGGTCAGCATCTCCCGGAACTTGAGTGGCCGCGGCTCCCCGTAAGCTGTGAAGTTGGACTCACACACCACGAAGGCGTCCACCACGTCACCCAGCTCGTGGAAGCGCACGTCCAGCAGGTCGAACTCGTGGTTGACGTTGATGGCATTGATGACGCGGCGCGGCACCTCCCTGGGCACCAGCCGCTCCTTGGTGGGCAGGTTGGAGTACTGCACCACGGTGGGCACACCGCAGCTGGGTCCATGCCAGCCGGGCAGGCACACGCACTCCACCCACTTGCGCCGCGCGCCCCGGCCGCCCGTGCGCTCCCGGGCGCTCAGCAGGTACCGGGGTGGGCGCCGGGCCGAGGAGCCGTTGGCCCCCTCGGGCTTCTCCTCCGGCCGTCCTGGGGGCGGCCTCTCCAGCATCTTGGTGCCGGGTTTGAAGCAGACGCCGCCAGCCTTGGTGCGCACGAAATACTCGGTGGTGTCCTCGGGCAGCACGAAGTCCACCCGGTGGAGCTCCTCCGCCGCCTTGCTGGGCGGTAGCGGCTGCAGCAGGGGCGAGTGCGAGTAGAGCGGGGTGCGCAGCAGGTCGGGGTCTCCTGGCTCGGGGCTGGCCTGAGGCGTGACCGGCGCATTGTTCCAGAAGAAGCTGGACACCAGGTTAGGGCTGAGGGAGGCCAGTTCTCGGGGGAAGGTGACATAGGACAGGGTCTTGAAGAAGTGCAGGAAGGAGATGAGGCACAGGCCGGCCATACAGAACATGAGAAAGAGCTTGTAGCGTCTCATTTTCATCctgtgggagagagagacagcagaCCCATCAGGGCAGCCCAGGCTCCTTTCCTAGGAAGGGGACCCTAGGAGGCCTCTGCTGTCACCTTGCTGGAGAATGTGGTGGCCAGCACCTGCTGCCCCTGCATGGAGTGACCTTCTGCCCCCAAGAGACAGCTCGCGGTACCAAGGCCCCTGAAAGCTCTAGCACTGAGGACACCCCTGTGCTCCCACAGCCCTTCCCTGAGACCCCCAGGCCACCACCGTGTCCCCTTTGCAGCCTGCTCCTCCGCCTGGCCCACCCCACCCTGACTGTATGGCTGCTCTGCTAGACTTGGCTCCAGGAGCAAAATGCGCCCTGGGAAAAGCTCAACCCGCAGTGCCGACACTGCCGGAGGAAAGGACAGCGAGAGCAGGCTGCAGGTTGCCCTCCCGGGTCCTGTCCCTCCTCTCCTATCTTCGTTTTTATGGACATACTGACAAAcattttgaatactttttcacTGAAAAAACTCACAGCTCTCAAGGGAAAACACTTATTCTAACATATTTAAGGaataaaattaggccaggcacggtggctcacgcctgtaatcctaacaccttccgaggctgaggcaggaggatcgcttgagcccaggagtttgagaccagcttggacaacacagtgagaccccatctctacagaaaatttaaaaattagccaggtgtggtgccatgtgcctgtggttctagctactcagggggctgaggtgggaagatcacttaagacttcgaggttggccgggcgcggtggctcaagcctgtaatcccagcactttgggaggccgagacgggcggatcacgaggtcaggagatcgagaccatcctggctaacacagtgaaaccccgtctctactaaaaatacaaaaacttagccggcgaggtggcaggcgcctgtagtcccagctactcgggaggctgaggcaggagaatggcgtgaacccgggaggcggagcttgcagtgagctgagatccggccactgcactccagcctgggtgacagagcgagactccgtctcaaaaaaaaaaagacttcgaggttgaggctgcagtgagccatgattgcaccactgcaccccagcctggacaacagactgagccaccgtctcaaaaataaaataaaagttcccCTTCATTATCCCATGCCCTTTACTAATCTCCAGGCATAAAAATTTGAGGTCGGCCAGTGCAGTAgttaatgcctataatcccagcactttgggaggccgaggtcagtggatcacaaggtcaggagtttgagaccagcctggccaacatggtgaaactccgtctctactaaaaatacaaaaattagttggctgtagtggtgcatgtctgtaatcccagctattcggtaggctgaggcaggagaattacatgaactcaggaggtggaagttgcagtaagccaatattgcaccattgcactccagcctgggcaacgagagcaagactccacctaaaaaaataaaaaaattttgaggTCTATCTCTGGCTTTCTATGCAATTTTTCTATTCTGGGTTTAATATTTTTCACAAACATTACCATACAGGACACTAAGTCTAACGAAGCTGTTTTCCTCAATCAATGATAGATTTAAAAGATTTTGGTATCAGTAGAAATAAATGTACCAGTTCCTTTTAAATCCCACATATtacctggctattgtgaataaatcACTCTGTATCATGACTCATGATATAATCATTTGCTATACATTTATACAGTTTGATTTATCAATTCGTTTATGGTTGTGGGATGGAGATGCTTGTATATTCTTATTCTCcaatttaaataagttttttttttttttttttttgagacagagtctcgctgtcgcccaggctgcagtgcagtggtgtgatctgggcttactgcaagctccgcctcctgggttcatgccattctcctgcctcagcctcccgagtagctgggactacaggcgcccgccactacgcctggctaattttttgtatttttagtagagatggggtttcactgtgttagccagggtggtctcgatctcctgacctcgtgatccacccgccttggcctcccaaagtgctgggattacaggtgtgagccaccgcacccggcctttttttttttttttttttttaagacagagtcttgctctgtcgcccaggctgaaatgcagtggtgcgatctctgctcactgcaacctctgcctaccaggatCAAggaattctcccgcctcagcctcccaagtagctgggattacaggcacacgccaacacaccgagttaatttttatatttttagtagagatggggtttcgccatgttggctaggcaggtctcgaactcctgacctcaggtgatccgcccatctcggcctcctaaagtgctgagattacaggtgtgagccactgtgcctggcctaaatagacttttaattttagaatatttgtagATTATCAGAAAAGGTGCAAAGACGACAGCACAGAGGCTTCCTCACGCACTTCACCCTATTGCTCCCAGCTGACACCACCATGGGACATTTGTCACAACTAGGAAACGGACATTGGAATGTCACCATTAGCCAAACCCCACACTGGATTTGGATGCCTCGTTTTATGAATGAGCCGTGCAGCCACAGAGCACCTCCGACTGCAGCCATCCAGCTCATTTCACCCTTGAGTCTAGGCAGGTGGGCAGGCAGGCCAGGAGTTTACATTCATTTGACCAGTGAAAATGCTGGGTGGGGCCAAGTGGGACCAGTGACCTGTCCGGGGGGACCCAGTGAGTCACAGAAAAGGCTGAGACAGAAACCTTGCCTTTGGCATCTGGCACTGTCCCACCTAGATATTCTTAAAATGTTCCCACCTGtggcttctctttatttttgattCTTTCTCTGGGTCATGCTCtccccctcactttttttttgagatggtgtctcgttctgtcacccaggctggagtgcagtggtgagatcccggctcactgcaacttccacctctcaggttcaagcaattctcttgcctcagcctcccaagtagctggaatcacaggcatgcaccaccatgccccgctaatttttatatttttagtagagatgtggtttcaccacattggccaggctggtctagaactcctgacctcaagtgatctgcccgcctcagcttttgaaagtgccgggattacaggcatgaaccaccgtggcCAGCCTCCCTACTTTTTAACTCTGAGGACAGCAAGGTAGGGTGGAAACATAGGCACTTGGGttaagcacggtggctcacacctgtaatcccagcactttgggaagccgaggcaggtggatcacctgaggtcaggagttggagaccagcctggccaatatggtgaggccaaccgtcactactaaaaatacaaaaattagccgggcatggtggtgggcacctgtaatcccagctactcgggaagctgaggcaggagaatcgcttgaacccaggaggtggaggttgcagtgaaccgagatcgcaccattgcactccagcctgggtgacagagcaagagagcgagactccgtctcaaaaaaaaaaaaaaaaaaaaatcaagactccTCATCATTCTGAAccttagtttctccatctgtgaaatgggcacagAGTTCCTGGCATGCAGCATGTGCTCCATAAGCTCTTGTTCCTTTCAATGCTCAAGGCTAGATGCCCCCAATGTAATTTTCTCTAAGCCACATGGTCATAAGGCACAGAATCATAACACGATTGATCTGGAAATTTTAAGGACCATCTCCTCCaactcttttattttatagaggaggaaaccaGGACTTAGGGGCCTTCAGGgacctgcccaaagtcacaacAGAGCTGGAGTGTGAACCAGGCAGCTGGGCTCTGCACCAGGTGCCCCTCATGGCCTCAGCTTGGCGAGAAGTCCTGAGAAGGCTGGTAAGAAGCAGTCAAGCTGTTGATCCTGACAGGGCAGTGCTTGCCCCATTCGAGCTCAGATATCCCTCCTCTAGTAAATACCTGCCCCCTGGAGCTGCCCACACGGAGTGGGCACAGCTGACTGCAGGCAGGTAGAACAATCTGGGATAGGGGCCTGACCTCTGGTAAATGGTAGATGTCCCAGAGCGGAGCTGGGGCTGTTCTCCACTGGCGTTTGGAAGGAGGGGCTGCCCCTTGATAACATTTTGAAGTGGGTCTTCTGCACTTCATTCTCCATTTTGGATTCCAGCCCTTGTCTGGCAAAGTGAGACCAGTTGGGCTGGACCAGCAGGGTGAGCAAAAGGGGCTAGGAGTTCCTGCTGCAGCCAGGACCAGGCACAAGGCAATACTGCAGCCAGGGTTAGCATGGCGGAAACTTCCAGAGCAAACTACTCATGGGGTTTCAGGACTTGGAAAGGCAGCCTGGATCCTTCTGGtgggctatttttctttcttttttttttttttgagacggagttttgctcttgttgcccaggctggagcgcaatggtgcaatctcggctcaccacaacctctgcctcaagcaattctcctgcctcagcctcctgagtagctgggattacagacatgcgccaccacactggctaactttgtatttttagtagag from Macaca thibetana thibetana isolate TM-01 chromosome 10, ASM2454274v1, whole genome shotgun sequence harbors:
- the MGAT3 gene encoding beta-1,4-mannosyl-glycoprotein 4-beta-N-acetylglucosaminyltransferase, giving the protein MKMRRYKLFLMFCMAGLCLISFLHFFKTLSYVTFPRELASLSPNLVSSFFWNNAPVTPQASPEPGDPDLLRTPLYSHSPLLQPLPPSKAAEELHRVDFVLPEDTTEYFVRTKAGGVCFKPGTKMLERPPPGRPEEKPEGANGSSARRPPRYLLSARERTGGRGARRKWVECVCLPGWHGPSCGVPTVVQYSNLPTKERLVPREVPRRVINAINVNHEFDLLDVRFHELGDVVDAFVVCESNFTAYGEPRPLKFREMLTNGTFEYIRHKVLYVFLDHFPPGGRQDGWIADDYLRTFLTQDGVSRLRNLRPDDVFIIDDADEIPARDGVLFLKLYDGWTEPFAFHMRKSLYGFFWKQPGTLEVVSGCTVDMLQAVYGLDGIRLRRRQYYTMPNFRQYENRTGHILVQWSLGSPLHFAGWHCSWCFTPEGIYFKLVSAQNGDFPRWGDYEDKRDLNYIRGLIRTGGWFDGTQQEYPPADPSEHMYAPKYLLKNYDQFRYLLDNPYQEPRSTAAGGRRHRGPEGRLPARGKLDEAEG